One Palaemon carinicauda isolate YSFRI2023 chromosome 5, ASM3689809v2, whole genome shotgun sequence DNA window includes the following coding sequences:
- the LOC137640600 gene encoding LOW QUALITY PROTEIN: uncharacterized protein DDB_G0287625-like (The sequence of the model RefSeq protein was modified relative to this genomic sequence to represent the inferred CDS: substituted 7 bases at 7 genomic stop codons) — protein sequence NYNNNNNKNNNDNNDDNNDKNNNNNNNNNNNNNNNKYKSNNNDNNNDNTDNSTNNNNDTNNDDNINNNNNINNNNNNNNNNNENIHDNNNNNNNNNNNNNNNXXXSXXXXNNNNNNNNNNNNNNNNNNNINNFNNDNNNNNNNNNNNNNNNNNNNNNNNNNNNNNINSNNNSNNNNNNNNNNNNNNNNNNNNNNNNNNNNNNNNNNNNNKIKITIIYDNNNNNNNNNNNNNNNNNNYNNNNNNNNNNNNNNDNNNNNDN from the exons aattataataataataataataaaaataataatgataataatgatgataataatgataaaaataataataataataataataataataataataataataataataagtataaaagtaataataatgataataataatgataatactgataatagtaccaataataataatgatacaaataatgatgataatattaataataataataatattaataataataataataataataacaataataatgaaaatattcatgataataataataataataataataataataataataataataataattgataataatcttgataataatagaataataataataataataataataataataataataataataataataataataatattaataattttaataatgataataataataataataataataataataataataa taataataataataataataataataataataataataataataataataatattaatagtaacaataatagtaataataataataataataataataataataataataataataataataataataataataacaataacaataataataataataataacaacaataataataataacaacaaaataaaaataacaata atttatgataataataataataataataataataataataataataataataataataataattataataataataataataataataataataataataataataatgataataataataataatgataat